In Amycolatopsis sp. EV170708-02-1, the following are encoded in one genomic region:
- a CDS encoding ABC transporter ATP-binding protein — protein MDNTYALMNSAMRSADVPKGLHKGTLRRVARFARPHWRRLMIFLVLTVVSAVLAVSTPVLAGKVVDAIVGGRDVALVVWLAVVIAALALIDAGLGLAERAQSSRIGEGIILDLRLAVYRHVQRMPVAFFTRTRTGALVSRLNNDVIGAQRTFTATLSGLVTNVIQLALSLVVMVTLSWQVTLLALVLLPVFILPTRRLGRRMAGLQREAGGLNASMTTQMTERFSAPGATLVKLFGDPERETGEFGARAGRVRDIGVRTAMLTRWFLTSLTTVSALAQALVYGLGGYLALTGALAPGTVVALALLLTRLYSPLTALANVRVDVMTALVSFERVFEVLDLKPMIEEKPDARRVPEGPVSVEFSDVRFGYPAADRYSLASLEDVSTLDHRGGEEVLHGISFRAEPGQMVALVGSSGAGKSTIASLLPRLYDVDAGSVRLSDVDVRELEFASLRETVGVVTQDGHLFHDTIRANLEYARPGITDAEIWSALDRARLAELIRDLPDGLETVVGERGYRLSGGERQRLTIARLLLAQPRVVVLDEATAHLDSQSEAAVGEALTDALDGRTALVIAHRLSTVRAADQILVIEHGEIVERGTHEELLAREGRYASLYLTQFSEEPAAA, from the coding sequence ATGGACAACACGTACGCGCTGATGAACTCGGCGATGAGATCCGCCGACGTTCCGAAGGGGCTGCACAAGGGGACGCTCCGCCGCGTCGCGCGGTTCGCCAGGCCGCACTGGCGGAGATTGATGATATTCCTGGTGCTCACCGTCGTTTCGGCGGTGCTGGCGGTGAGCACGCCGGTGCTGGCCGGGAAGGTGGTCGACGCGATCGTCGGCGGGCGCGACGTCGCGCTGGTGGTGTGGCTCGCCGTGGTGATCGCGGCGCTGGCCCTGATCGACGCCGGGCTCGGGCTGGCCGAACGGGCGCAGTCGTCGAGGATCGGCGAGGGGATCATCCTCGACCTGCGGCTCGCGGTGTACCGCCATGTGCAGCGGATGCCGGTCGCGTTCTTCACCCGCACCCGCACCGGCGCGCTGGTGAGCAGGCTCAACAACGACGTCATCGGCGCGCAGCGCACGTTCACCGCGACACTGTCGGGCTTGGTCACCAACGTGATCCAGCTGGCGCTGTCGCTGGTGGTCATGGTGACGCTGTCCTGGCAGGTCACCCTGCTGGCGCTGGTGCTGCTGCCGGTGTTCATCCTGCCGACGCGGCGGCTCGGGCGGCGGATGGCCGGGCTGCAGCGGGAGGCCGGCGGGCTCAACGCGTCGATGACCACGCAGATGACCGAACGGTTTTCCGCGCCGGGCGCGACGCTGGTGAAGCTGTTCGGCGACCCGGAGCGCGAGACCGGCGAGTTCGGCGCGCGGGCCGGACGGGTGCGCGACATCGGTGTTCGCACGGCGATGCTGACGCGCTGGTTCCTGACCAGCCTGACCACGGTCTCCGCGCTCGCGCAGGCGCTGGTCTACGGGCTGGGCGGCTATCTGGCGCTGACCGGGGCGCTCGCGCCGGGCACCGTCGTGGCGCTGGCGTTGCTGCTGACCAGGCTGTACTCGCCGCTGACCGCGCTGGCGAACGTCCGGGTGGACGTGATGACGGCGCTGGTGTCGTTCGAGCGGGTCTTCGAGGTGCTCGACCTCAAGCCGATGATCGAGGAGAAGCCGGACGCGCGACGGGTTCCCGAAGGCCCGGTTTCGGTGGAGTTCTCGGACGTCCGGTTCGGTTACCCGGCGGCGGACCGGTACTCGCTGGCGTCGCTGGAGGATGTGTCCACTTTGGATCACCGGGGTGGCGAGGAGGTGTTGCACGGCATCAGCTTCCGCGCCGAACCCGGGCAGATGGTGGCATTGGTGGGATCGTCGGGCGCGGGCAAGTCGACGATCGCCTCGCTGCTGCCGCGGCTGTACGACGTCGATGCCGGTTCGGTTCGCCTGTCCGATGTGGACGTTCGCGAGCTGGAGTTCGCCTCGCTGCGGGAAACCGTCGGCGTGGTGACCCAGGACGGGCACCTCTTCCACGACACGATCCGCGCGAACCTCGAGTACGCGCGGCCGGGGATCACCGACGCCGAGATCTGGTCGGCGCTGGACCGCGCCCGGCTGGCCGAGCTGATCCGGGACCTGCCGGACGGGCTGGAGACCGTGGTGGGGGAGCGCGGCTACCGGCTCTCCGGCGGCGAACGGCAGCGGCTGACCATCGCCCGGCTCCTGCTCGCACAGCCGAGGGTCGTCGTCCTCGACGAGGCGACCGCGCATCTGGACTCCCAGTCCGAAGCGGCCGTGGGGGAAGCGCTGACCGACGCGCTGGACGGGCGGACGGCGCTGGTCATCGCGCACCGGTTGTCGACGGTCCGCGCAGCGGATCAGATCCTGGTGATCGAGCACGGGGAGATCGTCGAGCGGGGGACGCACGAAGAGCTCCTCGCGCGCGAAGGCCGCTACGCGTCGCTGTACCTGACGCAGTTCTCGGAGGAACCCGCGGCCGCGTGA
- a CDS encoding helix-turn-helix domain-containing protein — translation MADLKKGARITGNTRDKLAADLKKKYEKGSSIRALAESTGRSYGFVHRVLSESGVQLRGRGGATRVKKK, via the coding sequence GTGGCTGATCTCAAGAAAGGCGCGCGGATCACCGGCAACACGCGTGACAAGCTGGCCGCTGACCTGAAGAAGAAATACGAGAAGGGCTCGAGCATCCGCGCTCTCGCGGAGTCCACGGGCCGCTCGTACGGGTTCGTGCACCGGGTCCTCTCGGAGTCCGGCGTCCAGCTGCGCGGCCGTGGCGGTGCCACCAGGGTCAAGAAGAAGTAG
- a CDS encoding serine hydrolase domain-containing protein, whose translation MTEIHGECAADFEPVRAAFEENFAARGEIGAAFSVTRHGETVVDLWAGWADPDRTTPWRAETLTNVWSTTKGMTALCAHHLADAGALDIEAPVAKYWPEFAAAGKQDIPVRWLLSHRSGVTGIGLDRPVAVEELYDWDHITGLLAAQPPLFEPGTASGYHALSFGFLVGEVIRRVSGQDVRAYFAEHIAGPLGADFRIGLDSDDDLARCSTLVEPVLSAEMKTALTQAFANAGPVALAALANPRVQGRDANEPGWRRAILPALNGHGTARAIATVYGALASGRLLSAEALATAREGQGREADVVGGLGNEWALGFYLGSEERGFGPNPRAFGHDGLGGSSGGADPESGIAFGYTMNRMGPLMRDDPRKMALVNATFASPALVSGEDGSNRPRHSRGT comes from the coding sequence ATGACCGAGATCCACGGTGAATGCGCGGCGGACTTCGAACCCGTCCGGGCCGCCTTCGAGGAGAACTTCGCCGCACGCGGTGAGATCGGCGCCGCGTTCTCGGTGACCCGGCACGGCGAGACCGTGGTCGACCTCTGGGCGGGCTGGGCCGATCCGGACCGGACGACCCCGTGGCGAGCGGAGACGCTGACCAACGTCTGGTCGACCACCAAGGGCATGACCGCGCTCTGCGCGCACCACCTCGCCGACGCCGGCGCGCTCGACATCGAGGCTCCCGTCGCGAAGTACTGGCCCGAGTTCGCGGCCGCGGGCAAGCAGGACATCCCGGTGCGATGGCTGCTCTCGCACCGCTCCGGGGTGACCGGGATCGGCCTCGACCGGCCGGTGGCGGTCGAGGAACTGTACGACTGGGACCACATCACCGGACTGCTCGCCGCGCAGCCGCCGCTGTTCGAGCCGGGGACGGCCAGCGGCTACCACGCGCTGTCGTTCGGCTTTCTCGTCGGCGAGGTGATCCGCCGGGTGAGCGGGCAGGACGTCCGCGCGTACTTCGCCGAGCACATCGCCGGTCCGCTGGGCGCGGACTTCCGGATCGGCCTGGATTCCGACGACGATCTGGCACGCTGCTCCACCCTGGTCGAGCCCGTGCTCAGCGCCGAGATGAAGACCGCGCTGACCCAGGCGTTCGCCAACGCCGGCCCCGTCGCCCTCGCGGCGCTGGCGAACCCGCGCGTCCAAGGCCGCGACGCCAACGAACCCGGCTGGCGGCGCGCGATCCTGCCCGCGCTGAACGGGCACGGCACCGCCCGGGCCATCGCGACCGTCTACGGCGCGCTCGCCTCCGGGCGGCTGCTCTCGGCGGAAGCGCTCGCGACGGCCCGCGAAGGGCAGGGCCGGGAGGCCGACGTCGTCGGCGGGCTGGGCAACGAATGGGCGCTGGGGTTCTACCTCGGCAGCGAGGAACGCGGCTTCGGCCCGAACCCGCGCGCGTTCGGGCACGACGGGCTCGGCGGCTCGTCCGGCGGCGCCGATCCCGAGAGCGGGATCGCCTTCGGCTACACGATGAACCGGATGGGGCCGCTGATGCGGGACGATCCGCGGAAGATGGCGCTGGTGAACGCGACCTTCGCGTCTCCCGCCCTCGTGAGTGGCGAGGACGGTTCTAACCGTCCTCGCCACTCACGAGGCACCTGA
- a CDS encoding glycosyltransferase family 87 protein produces the protein MTKDPDRRRLTIDLVFYTGCLIFAVVNTAVAEFYGYRVWANFAVAGYGLAVVHTGWLTIAARRGKRLPGALGSRWIGIGAIGLFAMILPLGMLVIRRLTGVDWLITPVSWAAQPEVWVIERSAKLLLENGTPYVDVTALGRAVEVNDYTPYGPVMTVFGLPRALLGGGPVANALTDARWMFALAAVACVLLTLRLLKWPKIPVSAAQLALACPLTALTWAVAGPDLAIVGLLVLSFALATTGRVVLSGLVLALVVSAKLIVAPAIVVLGVLVITRRGPRALGGFAAALVVTTLVLHVPVYLVDPKAFVEHVFRFPLGIGVIKSPAASPLPGHLIASLGPVGTAVSFALLGIAAVAILLWLLRRPPATGSDALLRMAVGLVALIMLTPATRYGYLVYPLVLLGARLAFLAAETRETAVPGKGTAPPAQQSATSS, from the coding sequence GTGACCAAGGACCCAGACCGGCGGCGACTGACCATCGACCTGGTCTTCTACACGGGCTGCCTGATCTTCGCCGTCGTGAACACCGCCGTCGCGGAATTCTACGGTTATCGCGTGTGGGCGAACTTCGCTGTAGCGGGTTACGGGCTCGCCGTGGTCCACACCGGCTGGCTGACGATCGCCGCGCGGCGCGGCAAGCGGCTGCCCGGCGCGCTCGGTTCGCGGTGGATCGGTATCGGCGCCATCGGCTTGTTCGCCATGATCCTTCCGTTGGGAATGCTCGTCATTCGCCGTCTGACCGGAGTGGACTGGCTCATCACGCCGGTCTCATGGGCCGCGCAGCCCGAGGTCTGGGTCATCGAACGGTCGGCGAAACTCCTTCTGGAGAACGGAACCCCGTACGTCGACGTCACCGCGCTCGGTCGCGCGGTGGAAGTAAACGATTACACGCCATACGGTCCGGTGATGACCGTCTTCGGCCTGCCGCGCGCCTTGCTGGGCGGCGGGCCGGTCGCGAACGCCCTCACCGACGCGCGCTGGATGTTCGCGCTGGCGGCCGTCGCGTGTGTACTGCTGACGCTGCGGCTGCTGAAGTGGCCGAAAATCCCCGTCAGCGCGGCACAACTCGCGCTCGCCTGCCCGCTGACCGCGCTGACCTGGGCGGTCGCCGGCCCGGATCTGGCCATCGTCGGGCTGCTGGTGCTGTCCTTCGCGCTGGCCACGACGGGCCGCGTGGTCCTGTCGGGCCTGGTGCTGGCCTTGGTGGTCAGCGCGAAACTCATCGTCGCGCCGGCGATCGTGGTGCTGGGTGTCCTGGTGATCACGCGGCGTGGCCCTCGCGCACTGGGCGGATTCGCCGCGGCACTCGTGGTGACGACCCTCGTCCTGCACGTACCCGTGTACCTGGTGGACCCCAAGGCGTTCGTCGAGCACGTCTTCCGGTTCCCGCTGGGAATCGGCGTGATCAAGTCACCGGCGGCGAGCCCGTTGCCCGGCCACCTCATCGCCTCGCTCGGCCCGGTGGGCACGGCGGTTTCCTTCGCCCTGCTCGGGATCGCGGCCGTCGCGATCCTTCTCTGGCTGCTGCGACGCCCGCCCGCGACCGGTTCGGACGCGTTGCTGCGCATGGCCGTCGGGCTCGTCGCGCTGATCATGCTCACTCCGGCGACGCGGTACGGCTACCTGGTGTATCCGCTGGTCCTGCTCGGTGCCAGGCTGGCCTTCCTGGCCGCGGAAACCCGTGAAACAGCGGTCCCTGGAAAGGGAACTGCGCCCCCCGCGCAGCAGTCCGCTACTTCCTCGTGA
- a CDS encoding ABC-F family ATP-binding cassette domain-containing protein, with product MITASGLQLRAGSRILLDDTNVRIQQGDRIGLVGRNGAGKTTSLKVLAGEGEPYAGEVRRSGELGYLPQDPREGDLSVTAKDRVLSARGLDSLLRNMEKAQNAMSELVDEKERDKAVNRYSRLEERFASLGGYAAESEAARICSNLGLADRVLAQTLQTLSGGQRRRVELARILFAAAEAGAGGKSETILLLDEPTNHLDADSINWLRGFLKQHDGGLVVISHDVELLADVVNKVWFLDATRGELDLYNMGWQRYLDARATDEKRRRRERANAEKKASALQQQAAKLGAKATKAVAAKNMARRAEQMLSALDETRQADKVARIKFPEPAPCGRTPLTAEGLSKSYGSLEIFTGVDLAIDRGSKVVVLGLNGAGKTTLLRLLGGMETPDTGETIPGHGLRLGYYAQEHETLDHDASVWENIRHLAPDTGAQELRNLLGSFLFTGEQLDQPAGTLSGGEKTRLALAGLVSSAANVLLLDEPTNNLDPASRAQVLDALRSFAGAVVLVTHDPGAVEALEPERVILLPDGTEDHWSADYLELVQLA from the coding sequence GTGATCACGGCCTCTGGCCTGCAGCTGCGCGCTGGTTCGCGCATCCTGCTCGACGACACCAACGTCCGCATCCAGCAGGGCGACCGCATCGGCCTGGTCGGCCGCAACGGCGCCGGCAAGACCACCTCGCTCAAGGTGTTGGCGGGGGAGGGCGAGCCGTACGCGGGCGAGGTCCGCCGCAGCGGCGAGCTCGGCTATCTCCCGCAGGACCCGCGTGAGGGCGACCTGTCCGTCACCGCGAAGGACCGTGTGCTCTCCGCGCGCGGCCTCGACTCGTTGCTGCGCAACATGGAAAAAGCGCAGAACGCGATGTCGGAGCTGGTGGACGAGAAGGAACGCGACAAGGCGGTCAACCGCTACAGCCGTCTCGAAGAGCGCTTCGCCTCCCTCGGTGGGTACGCCGCCGAGAGTGAGGCCGCGCGGATCTGTTCCAACCTCGGCCTCGCCGACCGGGTGCTCGCGCAGACGCTGCAGACGCTCTCCGGTGGTCAGCGACGCCGTGTCGAGCTGGCCCGGATCCTGTTCGCCGCCGCCGAAGCGGGCGCGGGCGGCAAGTCCGAAACGATCCTGCTGCTCGACGAGCCCACCAACCACCTCGACGCCGACTCCATCAACTGGCTTCGAGGATTCCTGAAGCAGCACGACGGCGGTCTCGTGGTCATCAGCCACGACGTCGAACTGCTCGCGGACGTGGTCAACAAGGTGTGGTTCCTCGACGCGACCCGCGGCGAGCTCGACCTCTACAACATGGGCTGGCAGCGGTACCTCGACGCACGCGCCACGGACGAGAAGCGCCGCCGTCGCGAACGCGCGAACGCCGAGAAGAAGGCGTCCGCGCTGCAGCAGCAGGCCGCCAAACTGGGTGCCAAGGCGACGAAGGCCGTGGCCGCCAAGAACATGGCCCGCCGCGCCGAGCAGATGCTGTCCGCGCTCGACGAGACCCGGCAGGCCGACAAGGTCGCCCGGATCAAGTTCCCCGAGCCCGCCCCGTGCGGCCGGACCCCGCTCACCGCGGAGGGGCTCTCGAAGTCCTACGGCTCGCTCGAGATCTTCACCGGGGTCGACCTCGCCATCGACCGTGGTTCGAAGGTCGTCGTGCTCGGATTGAACGGTGCCGGAAAGACGACTCTGCTCCGGCTGCTCGGCGGAATGGAAACTCCGGATACCGGCGAGACCATTCCAGGTCACGGATTGCGTTTGGGCTATTACGCACAGGAACACGAAACGCTCGACCATGATGCGTCCGTGTGGGAAAATATCCGTCACCTCGCGCCGGACACCGGCGCGCAGGAGTTGCGGAACCTTCTCGGCTCGTTCCTGTTCACCGGCGAGCAGCTCGATCAGCCCGCCGGCACGCTCTCCGGCGGCGAGAAGACGCGGCTCGCGCTCGCCGGTCTGGTGTCCAGCGCTGCCAACGTTTTGCTGCTCGACGAGCCGACGAACAACCTGGACCCGGCCAGCCGTGCCCAGGTCCTGGACGCCTTGCGCAGCTTCGCCGGAGCGGTCGTCCTGGTGACGCACGACCCGGGCGCGGTCGAGGCGCTGGAGCCGGAACGCGTGATCCTCCTGCCGGACGGAACCGAGGACCATTGGTCGGCGGATTATCTGGAACTTGTCCAGCTTGCGTGA